The sequence GACCATATAAAAATATTACCCCTAGTCCGAAATGTTGGATTTATCCTGGAGGGCACGGCAACTTAACCGTAACCGGTGCGCTGGCACATTCATGTAACAACTTTTTCTTTGATGTCGGATATCGTCTTGGTTTATCATCTGAAGGAAATTACTCTTCGGATGTCGGAACTGACAAACTTGCGAAATACGCGGAGATGTTTGGTCTTGGAGAGACTTCCGGTCTTGAAATTCCAGAATCTGAACCTCGTGTCAGTGATGAGGATGCTGTCCGTTCTGCAATCGGACAGGGTACAAACCTCTTTACAACAAGCCAGCTTGCAAAATATGTGACAGCTATTGCAAATCGAGGTACCGTGTATGATCTTACACTTTTGAGTAAAATTGAAGATGTTGACGGTAATCTTGTCAAAGAGTTTGAGCCTACATTATATAAACAGATTGAGGAAAGTGAAATTAGCAGTAGTAGCTTTGATTTGATTGAAGAAGGTATGGAACAGATGGTAGAACGCGACAGCCGCTTTAAAAGCGTGCGGGATGGCGGAATCCAAATGGCAGGAAAGACCGGTACTGCACAGCATAGCAAAGCGCATGCGGACCACGTATTGTTTGTGGGATACGCACCAGCTGATGAACCGCAGATTGCAGTCAGTGCACGTATTGCATATGGATATAATTCTGGTTATCCTGCTGAGATCGGAAGAGATATGGTTAGAAAATATTTTAATCTGGCAGATGATGCCGATCTTGTAACCGGAACTGCTTCTTCACTTGGTTCAGAGATACGAGGAGATTAACCGGAAAATACGTTCAGAACCCTTTTTAAAGCACAAAAGAAAAATGTCAAACAGACCCGCAGATATAAAAAAGCATGTAGGAGGAATTTAAAATGGGTGAAGTTATTGTAGTTACATCAGGGAAGGGTGGCGTTGGAAAGACAACAACGACTGCCAATCTAGGAGCAGGGCTTGCAAAATTAGACAAAAAAGTTGTGGTGATTGATACGGATTTAGGACTTCGAAACTTAGATGTTGTCATGGGACTTGAAAATCGTATCGTATATAATCTGGTAGATGTCATTGAGGGAAATTGCCGTATGAAACAGGCGTTGATCAGGGACAAGCGATATGACAATCTCTATCTTCTGCCATCAGCGCAGACAAAAGATAAGTCTGCAATCTCTCCACAGCAGATGAAAAAACTGACGGAAGAATTAAAAGAAGAATATGATTACATACTTTTGGATTGTCCTGCCGGAATTGAACAAGGATTTCAAAATGCAATTGCAGGAGCAGATCACGCAGTCATTGTAACAACTCCGGAAGTATCAGCAATCCGTGATGCAGACCGCATTATCGGATTGCTGGAAAAAAATCAGATAAAAAAAATTGACCTGATCATCAATCGTATCCGAATGGATATGGTAAAAAGAGGAGATATGATGTCAGTAGAGGATGTTACTGAGATTTTAGCAGTCAATCTTTTGGGAGCAATTCCGGATGACGAACAGATTGTGATTGGAACAAATCAGGGAGAGCCTGTTATCGGACTTGACTCCATGGCAGGAAAAGCATATTTTAATATTTGTAAGCGGCTTTTAGGTGAAGAAGTTCCGTTCCTGAATTTAGATTCCAATACCGGTTTCTTCACCAAACTGACTCGTATTTTTCAGAAACATTAGGAGGTGCTGCAAAGATGGCCGTATTTGAAACAATTAAAAGAAAACCTTCTGTTTTAATTGCAAAAGACAGGCTGAAAGTATTACTTGTTTCAGACCGCGTAAACTGTACACCCGATGCATTAGAAAAAGTACAATTGGAATTGTATAAGACAATTTCAAAATACATGGAAGTAACTCCGGAGACGTTTGACGTTCAATTTACACGTTCAACAATATTTATTAAACTTACAGGAGAAGAATCGTGAAACTATCGAAACCCTATCATATAAAAGATTTTAAATTTTTATTAGTGTTGTCGGTGCTTGCACTTTCCATAATTGGCGTTTTAGCTGTCGGAAGTGCCGAGCCATCATCGCAGATGAAACAGATTATTGGTATCATAATGGGAATTATTGTTATGGTGATAATCTCTATGATTGATTATGAATGGCTATTAAATCTATATTGGCTGATTTATGGTTTTAATCTGCTTTTATTGTTATATGTACACTTTTTGGGAATGGAATTAAATGGTGCAAAGAGGTGGATCAATTTAGGTTTTACAACATTGCAGCCTTCTGATTTTACTAAAATTTTTATGATTTTGTTTTTCGCAAAATTTTTGATGAATCATGAAGCGCGTATGAAGGAACCACTTACAATTGTAAAGTCTGTTTTACTGATTGCACCTTCTCTGCTTTTAATTTATAAACAGCCAAACCTTTCAAATACACTTTGTATTGCGGCGCTGTTTTGTATTTTGATGTACATCGGTGGATTGAGTTACAAGTTCATTGGCACTGCACTTGCAATTGCAATTCCGGCAGCAATCATTGTTGTCAGCATCGCTGTTATGCCAAACCAGCCATTTTTGAAAGAATACCAGCAAAAACGTATTCTTGCCTGGCTGGAACCGGAAAAATATGCGGATGATACTGCTTATCAGCAACAGAATTCTATTATGGCAATCGGTTCCGGACAGCTGAAAGGAAAGGGACTAAATAACAATACGACAACCTCTGTAAAGAACGGAAATTTCCTTTTGGAGGCTGATACAGACTTTATTTTTGCAATTATTGGTGAAGAATTAGGATTTGTGGGTTGTTGTATCGTCATAATTTTGTTATTATTAATTGTAATACAATGCATTTTAATAGGGCTCCGAGCCCAGAACCTTGCGGGGCGGATTATTTGCGGGGGAGTTGCCGCACTGATAGCGATTCAAAGTTTTATCAATATCGGTGTGGCTACAGGAGTATTGCCCAATACCGGACTCTCTCTTCCGTTTGTCAGTGCAGGTTTGACATCTATTGTATGTTTTTATATGGGAATTGGATTTGTTTTAAATGTAGGATTACAACCGAAAAAATACCAGTAAGGAGTGGGAAATATGAATATAGGATTAATTGCACATGATTCTAAAAAAACTTTAATGCAGAATTTTTGTATCGCATACAGAGGAATTCTAAGTAAACACAATTTGTTTGCAACAGGCACAACAGGACGATTGATTGAAGAGGTGACGAACCTGTCTATTCACAAGTATTTAGCAGGACCTTTAGGTGGAATGCAGCAACTTGGAAGTCAGGTAGGCCAGAATGATATTGATGCGCTGATTTTCTTGAGAGATCCATTGGCGCCAAAACCGCATGAACCGAATGTAAATGATGTAGTGCGTTTGTGTGATATGCACAATATTCCTATGGCGACTAATTTGGCAACAGCTGAATTGATTGTACTTGCACTTGACAGAGGAGATTTGGACTGGCGTGAGATGTATAGATAAAAAAAGACGCCTACTGTCCATCATTCTTATCATTGCGATATTGTCAGCTGGGTGTATTTCAAAAAAAGAAAAAATTGTAACAGAATATGA comes from Coprococcus phoceensis and encodes:
- a CDS encoding methylglyoxal synthase, with protein sequence MNIGLIAHDSKKTLMQNFCIAYRGILSKHNLFATGTTGRLIEEVTNLSIHKYLAGPLGGMQQLGSQVGQNDIDALIFLRDPLAPKPHEPNVNDVVRLCDMHNIPMATNLATAELIVLALDRGDLDWREMYR
- a CDS encoding FtsW/RodA/SpoVE family cell cycle protein, with amino-acid sequence MKLSKPYHIKDFKFLLVLSVLALSIIGVLAVGSAEPSSQMKQIIGIIMGIIVMVIISMIDYEWLLNLYWLIYGFNLLLLLYVHFLGMELNGAKRWINLGFTTLQPSDFTKIFMILFFAKFLMNHEARMKEPLTIVKSVLLIAPSLLLIYKQPNLSNTLCIAALFCILMYIGGLSYKFIGTALAIAIPAAIIVVSIAVMPNQPFLKEYQQKRILAWLEPEKYADDTAYQQQNSIMAIGSGQLKGKGLNNNTTTSVKNGNFLLEADTDFIFAIIGEELGFVGCCIVIILLLLIVIQCILIGLRAQNLAGRIICGGVAALIAIQSFINIGVATGVLPNTGLSLPFVSAGLTSIVCFYMGIGFVLNVGLQPKKYQ
- the minE gene encoding cell division topological specificity factor MinE, with the protein product MAVFETIKRKPSVLIAKDRLKVLLVSDRVNCTPDALEKVQLELYKTISKYMEVTPETFDVQFTRSTIFIKLTGEES
- the minD gene encoding septum site-determining protein MinD — encoded protein: MGEVIVVTSGKGGVGKTTTTANLGAGLAKLDKKVVVIDTDLGLRNLDVVMGLENRIVYNLVDVIEGNCRMKQALIRDKRYDNLYLLPSAQTKDKSAISPQQMKKLTEELKEEYDYILLDCPAGIEQGFQNAIAGADHAVIVTTPEVSAIRDADRIIGLLEKNQIKKIDLIINRIRMDMVKRGDMMSVEDVTEILAVNLLGAIPDDEQIVIGTNQGEPVIGLDSMAGKAYFNICKRLLGEEVPFLNLDSNTGFFTKLTRIFQKH